A genome region from Alkalimarinus coralli includes the following:
- a CDS encoding prepilin-type N-terminal cleavage/methylation domain-containing protein, with protein MNFKQPRGFTLIELVVVIAILAILAAFALPRFADMADEAHRSSVEGSGGAMAAAVALVRSQWLARGEGGAVQNLPGYGDETIDTSIEGWPTGVNGNTNPDGMSSTECRDLWIKLLQTSAPSVSTGGGSDYSASVNGGDCRYTYQRDSFGNYVQYDPNQGEVFTKIN; from the coding sequence ATGAATTTTAAACAGCCGCGCGGCTTTACCTTGATCGAGCTAGTGGTCGTGATCGCAATTCTGGCGATTCTGGCAGCGTTTGCCCTGCCGCGTTTTGCCGATATGGCCGATGAAGCCCACCGCAGTAGTGTAGAGGGCAGTGGCGGAGCAATGGCTGCCGCCGTTGCACTGGTTCGGTCACAGTGGCTGGCAAGAGGTGAAGGAGGGGCTGTTCAGAACCTGCCTGGTTATGGCGATGAAACTATTGATACCAGCATTGAAGGCTGGCCAACAGGGGTCAATGGCAACACAAACCCTGATGGAATGAGTAGCACAGAATGCCGTGATTTGTGGATCAAACTACTACAAACCAGTGCGCCGAGTGTTAGTACAGGAGGTGGAAGTGATTATTCAGCCTCAGTAAATGGCGGAGACTGCCGATACACTTATCAGCGAGATAGTTTTGGCAACTATGTGCAGTATGACCCCAACCAAGGGGAGGTGTTTACCAAAATTAATTAA
- a CDS encoding type II secretion system protein, giving the protein MNDLRTHKGFTLVELVIVIVIAGILAVGSVQFVGQATQGYSDAADRQQLATIGWIASEKVSRELRNALPNSLRLDSNTVKKCIEFIPVISGSHYLTLPGATPATPKSFTAVASGFVSTPTDTRIAVYPTSTSDIYSSGSGSLSSSDIDKLDIDTPSAGIDTITLTNSFSFSTSSPERRFFFTQSPIMYCIEGSRLNRYSDYGISPSFPSPSNPQIIIDKLNFSLSSFAISPATLTRNAIVAMQFALENGAKHSVDQEVQIRNVP; this is encoded by the coding sequence ATGAATGACCTCCGCACTCACAAAGGGTTCACTTTGGTTGAGTTGGTGATCGTGATTGTTATTGCAGGTATTTTAGCGGTGGGCTCGGTGCAATTTGTGGGGCAGGCAACTCAAGGGTATTCAGACGCAGCCGACCGCCAGCAATTGGCCACTATTGGTTGGATTGCGTCAGAAAAAGTCAGCCGGGAGCTACGTAACGCACTGCCTAATAGTCTGCGGCTCGACTCAAATACGGTTAAAAAATGTATTGAGTTTATCCCTGTGATCAGCGGCTCTCACTACCTGACTTTGCCAGGGGCAACCCCGGCAACACCAAAATCCTTTACTGCTGTCGCATCGGGCTTTGTATCAACCCCGACCGATACACGAATCGCGGTATACCCCACAAGTACCAGTGATATATATAGCAGTGGGTCAGGCTCTCTGAGCAGCAGTGATATTGACAAGCTCGACATTGACACCCCCAGTGCAGGAATAGACACCATTACCCTGACTAATAGCTTTTCTTTTTCGACAAGCTCCCCTGAGCGACGATTTTTTTTCACCCAAAGCCCCATAATGTATTGTATTGAAGGATCACGACTGAATCGTTATAGTGATTATGGTATTAGCCCATCCTTCCCGTCACCGTCTAATCCACAGATTATTATTGATAAACTTAATTTCTCTTTATCTTCGTTTGCTATTTCGCCAGCAACACTTACTCGCAACGCGATCGTTGCCATGCAGTTCGCCCTTGAAAACGGAGCCAAACATAGTGTTGACCAGGAGGTTCAGATTAGAAATGTTCCTTAA
- a CDS encoding pilus assembly FimT family protein: MRNMINMNKKQSGFTLIELVMVIVILGILSAFALPRFADFAGDARKASIQGLAGALKSASAIARSEQIARGGALGTTITLEGQDITMVNGSPTADADGITVAASVDTTNDYSATAGADSGGSTITYTLVGFSGANCQVVYTAANAATDNTAPVTAPSSVVATVTGCNG; encoded by the coding sequence ATGAGAAATATGATCAACATGAACAAGAAACAGTCAGGCTTTACTTTAATCGAACTGGTTATGGTTATTGTTATTTTGGGTATTTTGTCAGCGTTTGCACTGCCACGATTTGCTGATTTTGCTGGGGATGCACGAAAAGCGTCTATACAAGGCTTGGCAGGAGCTCTTAAGTCGGCTTCGGCGATTGCCCGTTCTGAGCAAATAGCAAGAGGAGGCGCATTAGGTACTACTATTACTCTTGAGGGACAGGACATAACAATGGTTAATGGTTCGCCAACAGCTGATGCAGATGGAATCACCGTAGCGGCGTCAGTTGATACGACTAATGACTACTCTGCAACGGCAGGAGCCGATTCAGGGGGTAGTACAATTACATATACTTTGGTTGGTTTCTCAGGAGCGAATTGTCAAGTTGTGTATACCGCTGCAAATGCGGCTACAGATAATACGGCCCCAGTAACTGCACCATCTTCTGTAGTTGCTACAGTAACTGGGTGTAACGGTTAA
- a CDS encoding GspE/PulE family protein yields the protein MAEPKKKIRIGDLLVQNEVISEDQLMTALKEQKTSGRKLGNTLIDLGYVDEDNLLNFLSQQLGIPFVQLRHYQFDDALIKKLPENHARRFRALVLDEQQGELLVGMTDPMDIFAYDELGRILKQPIRQAVVRESELLNTLDLVYRRTEEISHLAEELEDELGDDAFDLAALTATGDDNEAPVVKLLQSIFEDAVQARASDIHIEPDESVVRIRQRIDGVLQEHVMKEKRINAALVLRLKLMSGLNISEKRIPQDGRFNIRVKGRSVDVRLSTMPVQYGESVVMRLLDQTDGMLSLRSLGMPDLVLERFRIAVSRPHGMVLVTGPTGSGKTTTLYGALSELNKPEVKIITAEDPVEYRLPRITQVQVNSKVGLDFSTVLRASLRQDPDVILVGEMRDKETAEIGLRAAMTGHLVLSTLHTNDSVSSAMRLTDMGAEPYLVASSLLGVLAQRLIRKLCDNCKQPYQPTDQEKIWLQAMVHSGAHVPSEFTRGAGCYQCSNTGYKGRIGVYEWLEMDEGMLDALRRNSPSEFTTAAKKSRYYQPLEECALEYAKQGITSLDEVFRISATQEDAEHRKDIGDLGLA from the coding sequence ATGGCTGAACCCAAGAAAAAAATAAGAATCGGCGACCTGCTGGTGCAAAATGAGGTGATCTCGGAAGATCAGCTGATGACCGCGCTGAAAGAGCAGAAAACCAGCGGTCGAAAGCTGGGTAACACGCTGATAGACCTGGGCTATGTTGACGAAGACAACCTGCTTAACTTTTTGTCCCAGCAATTAGGTATCCCATTTGTTCAGCTGCGGCACTACCAATTTGATGACGCGCTCATCAAAAAGCTGCCGGAGAACCACGCACGTCGATTTAGAGCACTCGTACTGGATGAGCAGCAAGGTGAGCTGCTGGTCGGCATGACCGACCCCATGGATATTTTTGCCTATGATGAGCTGGGTCGAATACTTAAACAGCCAATCCGCCAGGCGGTGGTCAGAGAGAGTGAGCTGCTCAATACGTTAGATTTGGTTTATCGCCGTACTGAAGAGATCTCTCACCTTGCAGAAGAGCTGGAAGATGAGCTTGGTGATGATGCGTTTGACTTGGCGGCGCTTACGGCAACAGGGGACGACAACGAGGCACCGGTTGTAAAGTTGCTGCAATCCATCTTTGAAGATGCCGTGCAGGCAAGGGCGTCTGATATACATATTGAGCCGGACGAAAGTGTTGTGCGCATTCGTCAGCGTATTGATGGCGTGCTGCAAGAGCACGTCATGAAAGAAAAACGAATCAATGCGGCACTGGTGCTGCGTCTTAAATTGATGTCCGGGCTTAATATCTCCGAGAAACGAATTCCACAAGATGGTCGTTTTAATATTCGGGTAAAAGGTCGCAGTGTCGATGTTCGTTTATCCACCATGCCAGTGCAATACGGCGAATCAGTGGTTATGCGACTGCTTGATCAAACCGATGGTATGCTCTCGCTTCGCTCACTGGGGATGCCTGACTTGGTATTGGAGCGGTTTCGAATCGCCGTCAGCAGGCCGCACGGTATGGTGCTGGTGACCGGACCCACGGGAAGTGGTAAAACCACGACACTTTACGGTGCGCTGAGTGAGCTGAATAAACCCGAAGTAAAAATTATTACGGCAGAAGACCCGGTTGAATACCGTTTGCCACGAATCACTCAGGTACAGGTTAACTCAAAGGTCGGGCTCGACTTTTCAACGGTATTAAGAGCATCTTTGCGACAAGACCCTGATGTTATTCTGGTGGGGGAGATGCGGGATAAAGAGACCGCCGAGATTGGCTTGAGGGCTGCAATGACCGGTCACTTGGTGCTATCAACCCTGCATACCAACGACTCCGTCAGCAGTGCGATGCGGTTGACCGATATGGGGGCCGAACCCTATCTGGTGGCGAGCTCTCTATTAGGGGTGCTGGCGCAGCGGTTGATTCGTAAACTCTGTGACAACTGCAAGCAGCCTTACCAACCCACTGATCAGGAAAAGATCTGGCTTCAGGCTATGGTGCACTCGGGGGCTCACGTTCCCAGTGAGTTTACCCGTGGGGCAGGTTGCTACCAGTGCAGCAATACCGGCTATAAAGGGCGGATCGGTGTTTATGAATGGCTGGAAATGGATGAAGGCATGTTAGATGCGCTGCGCAGGAATTCACCTTCAGAATTTACCACAGCCGCTAAAAAAAGCCGATACTATCAGCCGCTTGAGGAGTGCGCGCTTGAGTATGCCAAACAGGGCATAACATCGCTTGATGAAGTGTTCCGCATATCCGCAACGCAGGAAGATGCCGAGCACCGTAAAGATATTGGCGACCTCGGGCTCGCTTAA
- a CDS encoding ExeA family protein: MYERYFGLRELPFSLTPNTHFYLNSETHQQALELLLVALKNREGFIKISGEVGTGKTLICRKLLNSLDDEYVTAYIPNPGLTPESLYLAVAEELDVEVDLALGGHNVLKQINIKLIELASQNKRVALVIDEAQAMPEETIEALRLLSNLETESAKLLQVVLFGQPELNELLSRPSLRQLQQRITFQHNITPLNRQALQQYVGHRMSLAGYNGPTLFDRKAVSLLYRSSNGIPRLINILCHKALMSAFGQGDRVVTRRHVKRAIQDTESVTMPRFSWLSLGGS, from the coding sequence ATGTATGAGCGTTATTTCGGGCTACGGGAGTTGCCATTTTCGTTGACTCCCAATACCCACTTTTATCTTAATTCAGAAACCCATCAGCAGGCTCTGGAGCTGCTTTTGGTTGCGCTGAAAAACCGCGAAGGGTTTATTAAAATTTCTGGCGAGGTTGGAACGGGCAAGACGCTTATTTGCAGAAAGCTCTTAAATTCATTGGATGACGAGTATGTAACTGCTTACATACCTAACCCTGGACTGACCCCGGAAAGCCTCTATCTAGCCGTCGCAGAAGAGCTGGATGTAGAGGTTGATCTCGCCCTGGGTGGCCATAATGTTTTAAAACAGATCAATATAAAACTCATCGAGTTGGCATCGCAGAACAAACGAGTCGCGCTGGTGATTGATGAGGCTCAGGCGATGCCTGAAGAGACCATTGAAGCATTGAGACTGTTAAGCAATCTTGAGACAGAGTCAGCGAAGTTGCTGCAAGTCGTTCTGTTTGGCCAGCCAGAGCTCAATGAATTATTGTCGCGGCCTAGTCTAAGGCAGTTGCAACAACGTATTACTTTTCAGCATAACATCACACCACTTAACAGGCAGGCGTTGCAGCAGTACGTTGGGCATCGTATGTCATTGGCCGGATACAATGGCCCAACACTGTTTGATCGAAAAGCGGTGTCATTGCTGTATCGGTCAAGCAACGGTATTCCCAGGCTGATTAATATATTGTGTCACAAAGCCCTGATGTCTGCGTTTGGACAGGGCGATAGAGTCGTGACCCGTCGGCATGTCAAAAGGGCGATACAAGATACCGAAAGCGTCACCATGCCTCGGTTTTCCTGGTTGTCTTTGGGAGGCTCGTAA
- a CDS encoding tetratricopeptide repeat protein, whose product MSLMNDMLRDLEKRQAPDRTQQVEAQGYGALTQQTNANGSRTVILLLAAILVMLLLLAAGWWYLQRPAEVAVGTDIVEQNQAEPTAREVIGKVVRTPSTKVASEASAVSDSSEGRSLPSRAVQSEPVAAPAPVAEAAKVNIAQLDAADVNSAPETSGRARNIEVQANNDSQLTPAAEPEIGNSQLPEQPKPQAVIAKQTAKAVEPVKQQTIVEEKKAAKVAASKPESAVMPERNIAEPIDQVAKLSKVLVVTPEQKDEAAAESASKLIASGNQQQAKAQLYSFVKNHDVDIQSRALLVTQLLQAGDMQGASALLTEEKLAISAHLRRLKAHMLSQKGQPDEAIALLNSTLPDVATDPEYHVLLAALYQQQGFSSEATAIYAELLNFNPDVADWWVGMAIALDSRQQYLSAKKAYQKALSMNGLKIELADFAKRRLATLGG is encoded by the coding sequence ATGAGTTTGATGAACGATATGTTGCGTGATCTGGAAAAGCGACAAGCGCCAGACCGTACGCAGCAGGTAGAAGCTCAAGGTTACGGGGCATTAACACAGCAGACAAACGCGAACGGTAGTCGAACGGTTATTTTGTTGCTTGCTGCGATTTTAGTCATGTTATTGCTGTTAGCCGCAGGTTGGTGGTATTTGCAACGACCGGCAGAAGTGGCGGTTGGAACGGACATTGTTGAACAAAACCAGGCTGAACCGACAGCGCGCGAGGTCATCGGGAAGGTGGTTCGAACACCATCAACCAAGGTTGCTTCGGAAGCCAGTGCTGTTTCTGACTCGTCTGAAGGTCGCTCTTTGCCCAGTCGTGCGGTTCAGAGTGAGCCTGTTGCAGCTCCAGCTCCTGTGGCTGAAGCGGCCAAAGTCAATATCGCTCAGCTCGATGCTGCTGATGTCAACTCTGCACCAGAGACGTCTGGCAGGGCGCGCAATATTGAAGTTCAAGCGAATAATGACAGTCAGCTAACACCTGCTGCTGAACCTGAAATAGGCAATAGCCAGTTACCTGAGCAGCCTAAACCTCAAGCGGTTATTGCGAAGCAAACCGCCAAAGCAGTCGAGCCCGTTAAGCAGCAAACGATAGTTGAGGAAAAAAAGGCTGCAAAAGTGGCGGCTAGTAAACCAGAATCGGCTGTTATGCCGGAGCGGAATATTGCCGAGCCAATTGATCAAGTCGCCAAGCTTAGCAAGGTACTTGTTGTTACGCCTGAGCAGAAGGATGAAGCGGCTGCTGAGTCAGCATCGAAGCTAATTGCATCGGGCAATCAGCAGCAAGCAAAAGCGCAACTATATTCATTCGTAAAAAATCATGATGTAGACATTCAAAGCAGAGCCCTGTTAGTAACCCAGCTATTACAAGCGGGTGATATGCAGGGAGCGAGCGCGCTGTTAACCGAAGAAAAATTAGCCATAAGTGCGCACTTGCGACGACTAAAAGCACATATGCTGTCACAAAAAGGGCAGCCAGATGAAGCTATTGCGTTGCTCAACTCTACTCTCCCGGATGTGGCGACGGACCCTGAATACCATGTACTGTTGGCGGCGCTATATCAGCAGCAAGGCTTTAGCTCTGAGGCAACGGCAATTTATGCTGAGTTACTGAACTTTAACCCGGATGTTGCAGACTGGTGGGTGGGTATGGCGATTGCGTTGGATAGTCGGCAGCAATATTTATCGGCAAAAAAAGCCTATCAAAAGGCGCTAAGCATGAATGGCTTAAAAATAGAGTTGGCCGATTTTGCCAAGCGACGACTGGCGACATTGGGCGGCTAA
- a CDS encoding type II secretion system F family protein: MAQFEYKSRDAKGSVMSGQLEAANRDAAASELQRRGLTPVSISEHIEKKDVFEGLKKIKLFKRKVSLEELIIYCRQMNALTRAGIPIIRAMRGLADSTSSELLHDTLHDVTDRLESGVNLATSMQAHPDVFNDMFISMVHVGENTGQLEDAFKQLSVSLELERETRRRIKQATRYPIFVVVALLSALMIINFFVIPKFASVFAKLGADLPIFTKILIATSNFFLDYWWLMLGVSIAAVVLFRRWTKTESGHYKWDRIKLRFPIVGNLFELITLSRFSRNFSMMLAAGMPITHALAVAAESANNKYIGHHILNMKSGIERGDSLLRTANASGMFTPLVLQMMAVGEETGQIDALLIDVANFYDEEVDYGLSKLAESIEPILIFAMGILVLILALGVFLPIWDLGKAALGK; this comes from the coding sequence ATGGCGCAGTTCGAATATAAAAGCAGAGATGCCAAAGGCTCAGTTATGAGTGGCCAGTTAGAGGCGGCCAATCGTGATGCGGCTGCTTCCGAGTTGCAGCGCCGTGGGCTGACGCCTGTTTCCATATCAGAGCATATTGAGAAGAAAGATGTATTCGAAGGACTAAAAAAAATAAAGCTCTTCAAACGCAAAGTGTCGCTGGAAGAGTTGATTATTTACTGTCGACAGATGAATGCGCTAACTCGTGCGGGAATACCGATAATAAGGGCGATGAGAGGTTTGGCCGACTCGACCAGCTCTGAGTTATTGCACGATACATTACACGACGTGACTGATCGCCTTGAGTCTGGTGTCAATCTGGCGACATCAATGCAGGCGCACCCTGATGTGTTCAATGACATGTTTATCAGTATGGTTCACGTGGGTGAAAACACCGGACAGCTTGAAGATGCCTTTAAACAGCTCAGCGTCAGTTTGGAGCTTGAACGAGAGACTCGCCGGCGCATAAAGCAGGCGACCCGTTATCCTATCTTTGTTGTGGTGGCACTGCTTTCAGCGTTAATGATTATTAACTTCTTTGTTATCCCCAAGTTTGCTTCAGTGTTTGCAAAGCTGGGCGCTGATTTGCCAATTTTCACTAAAATATTGATTGCAACATCAAATTTCTTTTTAGACTACTGGTGGTTGATGCTAGGCGTGTCTATCGCTGCAGTTGTATTGTTCAGGCGCTGGACAAAAACAGAGTCAGGGCACTACAAGTGGGATCGAATCAAACTGCGTTTTCCTATTGTAGGGAACTTGTTTGAGTTAATTACCCTCTCTCGTTTCTCTCGTAACTTTTCGATGATGCTGGCCGCCGGCATGCCCATTACTCATGCGCTGGCTGTCGCCGCAGAGTCGGCAAACAACAAGTATATCGGGCACCACATACTGAATATGAAATCTGGTATTGAACGGGGAGACAGCCTGCTGCGAACCGCGAATGCATCAGGTATGTTTACGCCTCTGGTGCTTCAGATGATGGCGGTAGGAGAAGAGACCGGTCAGATCGATGCGCTGTTAATTGACGTGGCTAATTTCTATGACGAAGAAGTTGATTACGGATTGTCTAAATTAGCAGAGTCGATAGAACCGATTTTGATTTTTGCCATGGGTATATTAGTACTGATTCTCGCATTGGGCGTGTTTTTACCGATTTGGGATCTTGGCAAAGCCGCATTAGGAAAATAA
- a CDS encoding prepilin-type N-terminal cleavage/methylation domain-containing protein, with protein sequence MHVSSNRGFTIIELVMALVIIGILSASAMALFSSRSGYSAFLAKDQFIAAALQTQQIALALESSTTPSSLTVALDSGNWVFTVNKETVPITVLSSDAAGGSLTINGTTLTGSQSFSYNRSGSLTNNTNYTLVFTSGNSHTVCLAASGYAYSPASGNCL encoded by the coding sequence ATGCATGTTTCGAGCAATCGTGGATTCACTATCATAGAGCTGGTCATGGCGCTAGTTATAATCGGTATTCTTAGTGCTAGCGCTATGGCTCTTTTCTCTTCCCGCAGTGGCTATTCAGCCTTTCTCGCGAAAGATCAATTTATCGCCGCTGCGTTGCAAACCCAGCAAATCGCGCTCGCACTAGAAAGCAGTACGACCCCTTCTTCGTTGACCGTAGCACTTGATAGCGGCAACTGGGTCTTTACCGTCAATAAAGAGACCGTGCCGATTACGGTGTTATCTTCCGATGCTGCGGGTGGCAGCCTTACTATCAATGGAACAACTTTAACCGGCTCACAAAGCTTTAGTTATAACCGCTCGGGCAGTTTAACCAACAATACCAACTACACACTTGTATTTACATCAGGCAATAGCCATACCGTTTGTTTGGCTGCATCAGGTTATGCCTATAGCCCTGCCTCTGGTAACTGCTTATGA
- a CDS encoding type II secretion system protein — MKPAHKQRGMTLVEMVISIVLISIAMTAVLTAFSTSMGRSSDPLWKNKSLKLAQLYLDEILSKKYDVSTPLGGVPATPVGAVSCNVSGPKAGSRASYNNVDDYNGINEKPQFVTGAALGAYDGYNVKVSVVCAGDDVGLATNNAKRITVTVTPPGQSPMPFSVYRSNF, encoded by the coding sequence ATGAAACCTGCTCACAAGCAACGCGGTATGACGCTGGTGGAAATGGTGATCTCCATTGTGCTGATCTCTATCGCCATGACGGCGGTACTCACTGCTTTTAGTACGTCAATGGGCAGAAGTTCAGACCCGCTTTGGAAAAATAAGTCCCTTAAGCTAGCTCAACTGTATTTGGATGAAATTTTGAGCAAGAAGTATGATGTGAGCACGCCACTGGGCGGTGTTCCAGCGACACCTGTTGGCGCTGTGAGCTGTAACGTCTCGGGGCCTAAAGCAGGCAGCCGAGCAAGCTATAATAACGTCGACGACTATAACGGCATAAACGAAAAACCTCAGTTTGTGACCGGTGCGGCCCTTGGCGCATATGATGGCTACAACGTAAAGGTATCGGTGGTTTGTGCCGGTGACGATGTAGGGTTGGCTACAAACAATGCGAAGCGTATAACGGTAACCGTTACCCCGCCGGGTCAATCACCAATGCCGTTTAGTGTGTATCGGAGTAACTTCTGA
- the mshL gene encoding pilus (MSHA type) biogenesis protein MshL, which translates to MSFKVFMVGLIAKAQLLKRLAALFFIVASGFLSGCSSNGLLQSARSVSTDSVDELNQTLDQDLAQYDKQLPPQLPDSVANALLPPVGAAPVKREQNKRFDLAVNGVDAKEFYRSLVKGTKYNVVVHPDVKGSISLELDNVTVPQVMSLTKELYGFDYLESNNLYRVMPGGLRTQVFQINYLNVKRMGGSETRVSSGSVSEGSNSGDNSNGSNNNSSGDNTNSEKVIGTRISTTSESDFWARLSQTLLLITGDGEGRTVVATPNAGVIVVRAMPEELKAVEGYLRQTELIMQRQVVLEAKILEVELNEGYQQGIDWTAVETSSSVGADGSPKKLIGGNMVSDLITNENLGGVFTATLKVGDFSGFMQLLGTQGSVQVLSSPRISTVNNQKAVIKVGTDEFFVTDIDIDEDTGSSSNSDTTSTDVTLTPFFSGIALDVTPQISEEGNIILHVHPTISEVNDQEKIVSLGDRDVVLPLALSTIRETDSVIKARNGQIVVIGGLIQNVTRENNSSIPILGDIPLLGELFKQKRFLQKKSELVILLRPVISSDQVFESQLRKSRKRFGEFRDTLASPIPPSF; encoded by the coding sequence ATGTCGTTTAAGGTTTTTATGGTTGGTCTTATCGCTAAAGCTCAATTGCTCAAGCGGTTGGCTGCTCTATTTTTTATTGTGGCGTCAGGCTTCTTATCAGGTTGCTCGAGCAATGGGCTATTGCAATCTGCTCGAAGTGTCTCGACCGATAGCGTTGACGAGTTAAACCAAACGCTTGATCAAGACCTCGCGCAGTATGATAAACAGCTACCTCCGCAGCTACCCGATAGTGTTGCAAATGCGCTACTTCCGCCAGTGGGGGCAGCACCGGTAAAGAGAGAGCAAAATAAGCGTTTTGATTTGGCGGTAAATGGCGTCGATGCAAAAGAGTTCTATCGAAGCCTGGTTAAAGGCACAAAATACAATGTGGTTGTTCACCCTGATGTAAAAGGCAGTATTAGCTTAGAGTTAGACAATGTAACAGTTCCTCAGGTGATGTCGCTGACTAAAGAGCTGTATGGTTTCGACTATTTAGAAAGTAACAATCTATATCGAGTAATGCCTGGAGGGCTCAGAACCCAGGTCTTCCAGATTAACTACCTCAATGTAAAGCGTATGGGCGGCTCAGAAACCCGTGTAAGTTCAGGCAGTGTGTCTGAAGGTAGCAATAGCGGGGATAATAGCAACGGCAGCAATAATAACTCTAGCGGAGACAATACCAATTCAGAAAAAGTGATTGGTACGCGAATTAGTACGACCAGTGAGAGCGATTTTTGGGCACGTCTGAGTCAAACGCTGTTATTGATTACCGGTGATGGCGAAGGGCGTACTGTTGTTGCCACGCCGAATGCCGGTGTCATTGTGGTACGGGCAATGCCGGAAGAGCTGAAAGCGGTAGAGGGTTATTTGCGTCAGACTGAACTTATTATGCAGCGACAAGTTGTGCTTGAAGCAAAGATTCTTGAAGTCGAGCTAAATGAAGGATATCAGCAGGGCATTGATTGGACTGCGGTAGAAACAAGTAGCTCGGTTGGCGCTGATGGCTCGCCGAAAAAACTCATCGGCGGCAACATGGTGTCTGACTTGATAACCAACGAAAATCTTGGTGGTGTCTTTACCGCAACGCTAAAAGTGGGAGACTTCAGCGGATTTATGCAGCTATTGGGGACTCAAGGCAGTGTTCAGGTTCTATCTAGCCCACGGATCTCCACGGTGAATAACCAGAAGGCTGTTATAAAAGTAGGTACCGATGAGTTTTTCGTGACGGATATTGATATAGACGAAGACACAGGAAGTAGCAGTAACAGCGATACTACCTCGACAGATGTGACATTAACGCCATTCTTTTCGGGGATTGCGTTAGATGTAACGCCTCAAATTAGTGAGGAAGGTAATATTATTCTTCACGTGCATCCGACGATTAGTGAGGTCAATGATCAGGAGAAGATTGTTTCGCTTGGCGACCGGGATGTCGTATTGCCCTTAGCGCTGAGTACTATTCGCGAGACTGACAGTGTCATAAAAGCCAGAAACGGCCAGATTGTGGTGATTGGAGGCCTTATTCAGAATGTGACGCGTGAGAACAACTCTTCAATACCAATACTCGGGGATATTCCGCTGCTTGGCGAATTGTTTAAGCAAAAGCGTTTTCTGCAAAAGAAAAGCGAACTGGTTATTCTGCTGAGACCTGTTATTTCAAGCGATCAGGTTTTTGAAAGCCAGCTTCGCAAAAGCCGTAAACGCTTTGGTGAATTTAGAGATACGCTTGCGTCCCCAATACCTCCCTCGTTTTAG